The segment AGAGTCTTTGAGGATCACAAGCGGCAGGAGATCGTCTATTTTGCCGCTGTTGACGCGCCGGTTGACATGTTGCTGCTGATTGATGATAGCAACAGCATGCAAGAAAAAATGCCGCTCGTGAAGCAGGCTGCTGAGGTCTTTTTTGATCGTCTACGCCCGCAGGATCGAGCCGGCTTGGTTGCGTTTGGTGAGCAGACAGTGCTATTAGCTGATCTGATGCGCTCACCAACAAAGTTGAAGCAGGCGCTGGCGCGCATTCCCGCCGAAGCGGGCACGAACTTTTATGATGCGCTCTATCTGTCAGCGCAGGAGCTGGTCAGACAAGCGAGCGGTGAGCGCAAAGCGATCATTGTGCTCTCGGACGGCGTGGACACCTCCAGCTACTACAGCTTCGAGCAGGCCAGTCAACTGCTGGAACGAAGCGGCATCACAGCATATTTCATCGAAGTAGACACACTCGATGACATGATCCAGGGCTTGAAAGGCGAGCGCAAAGGCAGACCACGATTGACATTGTCGGCGGCTCAATTGGAAAAGTATCGGCGTGCCTACCGTCCCGAAGAGCCGGCGGCATTTTATCGTGACGCTCGGTTCTTCAGCGTTGAAGAACGCGTGCAGATTGCGCGCGCTCTTTATCAACTGGCTCGCCAAGAACTGCGCCACCTGGCTGAGCGGACAGGCGGTCGCGTCTTTCCGCTGAAAGATTTCTCGCAGTTGAGCGCTATTTATCATCAGATCAGCGCCGAGCTGAGCACACTTTACAGCATCGGTTACCATCCGACCAATACCAAACGCGATGGCGCGTGGCGTTCGTTGCGCGTGGAATTGAGTGTGCCTAACGCCAAGGCGCATGCCCGCTCCGGCTACTGGGCGCCGACGAAGTGATCCGCCGATTACATCAGCCGTCGCTGAAGCTGGGAGAGAATCTGCTTGGCTTGCTCCGGCGTCAAACGTTCAACGTCCAGTTGTTGAATTTCTCCGATCACCGATGTGTTGACCGCGTCGAAAAGAGATGGTTGATGCTTCCAATTTTCGCCGCGCGAGGGCAGATGTTCGGCCAGTTTGGGCTTGCCGGTTGGGTCCAGCTCGTTGGCTTCGAGATTCTGTAAGATTTCGCGGGCACGCTCGATGACCGACTTGGGCAATCCGGCCAAGCGGGCCACTTCAATGCCATAGGATTTACTGGCGCTGCCCGGTATGATCTTATGTAGGAATAGGATTTCGCCTCGGGACTCCCTGACGGCGGCTTGATAATTCCGCGCGCCGGGCAGCAGCTTTTCCAGTTCCGTCATTTCGTGATAGTGTGTGGCGAACAACGTCTTGGCTGCATGGTTGGCGTTATTATGAATGTATTCGGCAATCGCCCAGGCGAGCGAAAGGCCGTCAAACGTGGCCGTGCCGCGTCCGACTTCATCGAGCAACACCAGACTGCGCGGTGTCGCCGTGTTCAAAATGTTGGCCGTTTCGATCATCTCCACCATGAATGTTGAGCGTCCGCGTCCCAGGTTGTCGGACGCGCCGACGCGCGTGAAGATACGGTCAATCAGACCGAGCCGCGCGCTGTCGGCGGGGACGAAGGACCCGATCTGAGCCAGAATGCAAATCAAGCCGGTCTGCCGCAGGAAGACGCTTTTGCCGCCCATGTTCGGGCCGGTGATGACCAACAGGCGGTCGGTGGAGTTGTTCAGATAGAGATCGTTTGGGACGAACCGGCCTTGAATCACTTCAAGCACAGGATGGCGAGCCGCTTTCAGGTCAAGCTCGTCGCCATGATCGAGCATGGGCCGACAGTAATGGCGGCGTGCTGCCGTCTCGGCCAGTCCGGCCAGCACATCCAGCAACGCGAGCGCCTTGGCCGTCGCTTGGATGCGGCGCGTTTCGGCTGCCAGTTGACGACGAATCTCTTGAAACAGCGTCGTCTCCAACTCCATGATGCGCTCTTCAGCGCCAAGGATTTTGGCTTCATATTGCTTCAGCTCAGGCGTGGTGAATCGCTCTGCGCCGACCAGTGTCTGTTTGCGTTCGTAATCGTCCGGCACGAGCCGCAGGTTGGCTTTGCTCACTTCGATGAAATAGCCGAAGACGTTATTGTACTTGACCTTCAACGATTGAATGCCCGTGCGACTGCGCTCACGTTGCTCAATCGCGGCGATGTGTGACTTGCTGCTAGTCGCTATCGCGCGCAGTTCATCCAGCTCAGCGTTGTAACCGGATCGAATGACGCCGCCATCGTTCAGATTGACCGGCGGATTGTCGGCTATGGCCGTTTCAATCAACTGTCGCACATCGGATAACTCATCAAGGCTCTCTTGTAAAACTTGTAACAGAGAGCAAGCGGCTCCGCCGAGCATGAACTTGATGGGCGGAATCACTTCGGCGCTATGGCGCAGGGCAACAAGGTCGCGCGGACTGGCTGTGCCCAGATTGATGCGAGCGATCAGGCGTTCGAGGTCTTGCACCTTGTTCAATTCCTGACGCAGTTGATCGCGTAAAATGGTCTGTTCTTTCAATTCGGCTACAGCTTCGAGCCGTTGATTGATCTCGCCAAGATTCAGCGATGGTCTCAAGAGCCATTGTTTCAGCAGTCGCGCGCCCATCGGCGTGTGCGTAGCGTCAATGACTTTCAGCAGCGTATGATCGCGCTCGCCATCGAGCGATTCAACTAATTCCAGATTGCGAACCGTCGTGGCGTCCAGCACCATGTAATCATTCGGCTGGAAAAACGAGATGCCGGTGATATGGGTCGCTTCAGCCCGATGCATCTCTCGCACGTAATGAACGACGACGCCGGCGGCGCTAACAGCCAGTGGTTTGTCGCCG is part of the Blastocatellia bacterium genome and harbors:
- a CDS encoding VWA domain-containing protein; translation: MVRLQSELVSFTVVVSTTDGRPLPALKAEHFRVFEDHKRQEIVYFAAVDAPVDMLLLIDDSNSMQEKMPLVKQAAEVFFDRLRPQDRAGLVAFGEQTVLLADLMRSPTKLKQALARIPAEAGTNFYDALYLSAQELVRQASGERKAIIVLSDGVDTSSYYSFEQASQLLERSGITAYFIEVDTLDDMIQGLKGERKGRPRLTLSAAQLEKYRRAYRPEEPAAFYRDARFFSVEERVQIARALYQLARQELRHLAERTGGRVFPLKDFSQLSAIYHQISAELSTLYSIGYHPTNTKRDGAWRSLRVELSVPNAKAHARSGYWAPTK
- the mutS gene encoding DNA mismatch repair protein MutS; the protein is MLRQYHEVKRQYPGTLLFFRLGDFYEMFYEDAIIGAKELEITLTARHRERGQPIPMCGVPHHAATGYIAKLIRKGYRVAICDQVEEPTSRTRLVKRDVVRVITPGTAVESQLLEASDNNFLAAIVGYEGAAGASFLDVSTGEFWATELTGPEAWKKIVEQLHVFSVREILYPPSLEALVRQASTTNQAETDTDRDVASPATFPERAVLTIMDEWLFNYEHCHTLLCDHLGVTSLDGYGLGDKPLAVSAAGVVVHYVREMHRAEATHITGISFFQPNDYMVLDATTVRNLELVESLDGERDHTLLKVIDATHTPMGARLLKQWLLRPSLNLGEINQRLEAVAELKEQTILRDQLRQELNKVQDLERLIARINLGTASPRDLVALRHSAEVIPPIKFMLGGAACSLLQVLQESLDELSDVRQLIETAIADNPPVNLNDGGVIRSGYNAELDELRAIATSSKSHIAAIEQRERSRTGIQSLKVKYNNVFGYFIEVSKANLRLVPDDYERKQTLVGAERFTTPELKQYEAKILGAEERIMELETTLFQEIRRQLAAETRRIQATAKALALLDVLAGLAETAARRHYCRPMLDHGDELDLKAARHPVLEVIQGRFVPNDLYLNNSTDRLLVITGPNMGGKSVFLRQTGLICILAQIGSFVPADSARLGLIDRIFTRVGASDNLGRGRSTFMVEMIETANILNTATPRSLVLLDEVGRGTATFDGLSLAWAIAEYIHNNANHAAKTLFATHYHEMTELEKLLPGARNYQAAVRESRGEILFLHKIIPGSASKSYGIEVARLAGLPKSVIERAREILQNLEANELDPTGKPKLAEHLPSRGENWKHQPSLFDAVNTSVIGEIQQLDVERLTPEQAKQILSQLQRRLM